A DNA window from Bacteroides cellulosilyticus contains the following coding sequences:
- a CDS encoding glycoside hydrolase family 2 TIM barrel-domain containing protein: MKKNIISLVAVCLLGALFTVMAGEVKTIKTPYWQDIQTVSVNREEPRTAFMTYDSRQSALSGEYENSKYYKLLNGTWKFYYSDSHHNLPGDAVQTVADMSGWSDIQVPGNWEAQGYGTPIYTNHGYEFKALNPQPPQLPEDIPVGIYRREITVPEDWMSRDIYLHIAGAKSGVYVYLNGNEVGYNEDSKNPAEFLINKYLRNGKNTLVLKIFRWSTGSYLECQDFWRLSGIERDVFLYSQPKVAVKDFRVISTLDDSYTDGIFKLAVDVRNHALAGKKMQVLYELIDKVSGRVVVNGVSDCKVKSAETQTVAFNASLPGVKTWTSEAPNLYKLLITLKEGSEVTEIIPFNVGFRRIEIKAIDQIAKKGKPYVVLLINGQPLKLKGVNIHEHNEETGHYVTEELMRKDFELMKRNNLNTVRLCHYPQDRRFYELCDEYGLYVYDEANIESHGMYYDLRKGGSLGNNPEWLKPHMYRTANMYERNKNYPSVTFWSLGNEAGNGYNFYQTYLWIKGQDKELMDRPVNYERAQWEWNTDMYVPQYPSAEWLRYIGETGSDRPVVPSEYSHAMGNSNGNLWDQWKEIYKYPNLQGGYIWDWVDQGLLRTDENGRKYWTYGGDYGVNMPSDGNFCCNGLVGPDRKPHPAMAEVKYVHQNVMFSVVDATSGKYRVFNRFYFTNLRKYTIQYELRANGMVLKKGKLLLDVAPQAEKEFTIPVKNVQGKAGVEYFVHFSVVTIQPEPLISVGHEIAYEQFRLPVTVDKAAHKAAGPALSFKEEGNNLIVSSSKVYFEFNRDSGLVTSYKVDGTEYFDRGFGVQPNFWRAPNDNDYGNTNPKRLLIWKTSSRNFNISNASISMEGQNAVLSVVYNLPAGNQYLMDYRIYPDGIINVNVKFTATDQEAIRTEVQEDTHLATYTPGKKKENKDQLEVPRIGVRFRIPQNMNVVEYFGRGPEENYIDRNAGSMVGRYKTTADFMYVDYVRPQENGHRTDTRWVALTDKNGRGLLVQAKQTIGFNALRNTVEDFDSEESSRPYQWRNRSPEEINQHNVDEARNLIRKMTHINDIVPRDFVEVCVDMRQQGVAGYDSWGAKVQPGYTIPANQNYEWGFTFVPVRAKGDVDKSLRYNY, from the coding sequence ATGAAAAAAAATATAATAAGTTTAGTTGCAGTATGTCTGTTAGGTGCTTTATTTACGGTAATGGCAGGTGAAGTGAAAACGATTAAAACTCCGTATTGGCAGGACATACAAACTGTTTCGGTGAACAGGGAAGAGCCACGCACGGCTTTTATGACGTATGATAGCCGTCAGTCTGCACTAAGTGGGGAATATGAGAATAGTAAATACTATAAATTGCTGAATGGAACATGGAAGTTCTATTACTCGGACTCGCATCATAATTTGCCGGGAGATGCTGTTCAGACTGTAGCCGATATGAGTGGTTGGAGTGATATTCAGGTTCCGGGTAATTGGGAAGCACAAGGATACGGTACACCTATTTATACGAATCATGGATATGAATTCAAAGCGCTTAATCCGCAACCGCCACAATTGCCGGAAGATATACCCGTAGGTATTTATCGTCGGGAAATAACTGTGCCGGAAGACTGGATGTCACGAGATATCTATTTGCATATTGCGGGCGCTAAATCCGGAGTTTATGTGTATCTGAATGGAAATGAAGTAGGCTATAATGAAGATTCTAAAAATCCTGCGGAGTTTTTGATAAATAAATATCTCCGGAATGGTAAGAATACATTGGTCTTGAAGATTTTTCGCTGGAGTACGGGCTCCTATCTGGAGTGTCAGGATTTCTGGCGTCTGAGCGGAATTGAGCGTGATGTGTTTCTCTATTCTCAGCCCAAAGTAGCTGTAAAAGACTTCAGGGTGATCTCTACATTGGACGACAGCTATACTGATGGCATTTTCAAGTTGGCCGTTGATGTTCGTAATCATGCTCTTGCCGGTAAAAAGATGCAAGTGCTTTATGAATTGATAGATAAAGTTTCCGGTAGGGTTGTAGTCAATGGCGTAAGTGATTGTAAGGTAAAGAGCGCAGAAACTCAAACGGTTGCCTTTAATGCAAGTTTGCCCGGAGTAAAAACCTGGACTTCTGAAGCTCCTAATCTCTATAAATTGTTGATTACGTTGAAAGAAGGAAGTGAAGTGACGGAGATTATTCCTTTCAATGTCGGTTTCCGGCGTATTGAAATCAAGGCGATTGATCAAATAGCTAAAAAAGGGAAACCGTATGTTGTGTTACTTATTAATGGTCAGCCTTTGAAGTTGAAAGGTGTCAATATTCATGAGCATAATGAAGAAACGGGGCATTATGTAACGGAAGAACTGATGCGCAAGGATTTTGAATTGATGAAACGTAATAATTTGAACACGGTTCGTCTTTGTCATTATCCGCAAGACCGTCGGTTTTATGAGTTGTGTGATGAGTACGGGCTCTATGTATACGATGAAGCCAATATTGAGTCACATGGAATGTATTACGATTTGCGCAAAGGTGGATCATTGGGCAATAATCCGGAATGGTTGAAGCCACACATGTATCGTACTGCAAATATGTATGAACGGAACAAGAACTATCCTTCTGTTACATTCTGGTCTTTGGGAAATGAGGCTGGTAATGGCTACAATTTCTATCAGACATATTTATGGATAAAAGGACAGGATAAGGAACTCATGGATAGGCCTGTGAACTATGAACGTGCACAGTGGGAATGGAATACGGATATGTATGTACCCCAATATCCCAGCGCAGAATGGCTGAGGTATATTGGTGAAACTGGGTCTGACCGGCCGGTGGTTCCGTCGGAGTATTCTCATGCAATGGGAAATTCAAATGGTAATCTGTGGGATCAATGGAAAGAGATTTATAAATATCCTAATCTTCAAGGTGGATATATATGGGACTGGGTAGATCAGGGATTATTAAGAACAGATGAGAATGGACGTAAGTATTGGACGTATGGGGGCGATTATGGTGTAAATATGCCGAGTGATGGTAATTTCTGCTGTAATGGACTTGTCGGTCCTGACCGCAAACCGCATCCTGCCATGGCGGAAGTGAAATATGTGCATCAGAATGTGATGTTTAGTGTTGTTGATGCAACTTCCGGTAAGTATCGAGTGTTCAACCGATTTTATTTTACTAATTTGAGAAAGTATACCATCCAATATGAATTACGTGCTAATGGTATGGTGCTGAAAAAAGGGAAGTTATTATTGGATGTCGCTCCTCAGGCAGAAAAGGAATTTACTATTCCGGTGAAGAATGTGCAGGGAAAAGCTGGAGTAGAGTATTTTGTGCATTTCAGTGTAGTCACTATTCAGCCGGAACCCCTGATATCGGTTGGACACGAAATAGCATATGAACAATTCAGACTTCCGGTAACAGTTGATAAAGCGGCACATAAAGCTGCGGGACCTGCCTTGAGCTTTAAAGAAGAAGGAAATAATCTGATTGTTTCTTCATCTAAGGTTTATTTTGAGTTTAATCGTGATTCAGGTCTGGTTACTTCATATAAAGTGGATGGAACTGAGTATTTTGACCGTGGATTTGGAGTACAACCCAACTTCTGGCGGGCACCTAATGATAATGATTATGGGAATACAAATCCGAAACGTTTGTTGATTTGGAAAACTTCAAGTCGTAATTTTAATATTAGTAATGCTTCCATAAGTATGGAAGGACAAAATGCAGTTCTGAGTGTAGTATATAATTTACCGGCTGGCAACCAATACTTGATGGATTATAGAATATATCCGGATGGAATAATAAATGTGAATGTGAAATTTACTGCAACTGATCAGGAAGCTATACGAACTGAAGTTCAGGAAGATACTCATCTTGCCACTTATACTCCCGGTAAAAAGAAAGAGAATAAAGATCAGCTCGAAGTACCTCGTATTGGTGTGCGTTTCCGTATACCGCAAAATATGAATGTAGTAGAATACTTTGGGCGTGGTCCCGAAGAAAATTACATTGATCGTAATGCGGGAAGTATGGTAGGACGTTACAAGACTACTGCTGATTTCATGTATGTAGATTATGTTCGTCCACAAGAAAACGGTCATCGTACGGATACACGCTGGGTAGCTTTGACTGATAAAAATGGTCGGGGCCTATTGGTTCAGGCTAAACAGACTATAGGCTTTAATGCTTTGAGAAATACGGTGGAGGATTTTGATTCGGAAGAATCATCGCGTCCATATCAATGGAGGAATCGTTCTCCGGAGGAAATTAATCAGCATAATGTGGATGAAGCCAGAAATCTGATACGGAAAATGACTCATATTAATGATATTGTTCCTCGGGATTTTGTGGAGGTTTGTGTAGATATGAGGCAACAAGGAGTAGCTGGCTATGACAGTTGGGGAGCAAAAGTGCAGCCTGGATATACGATACCTGCCAATCAAAATTACGAATGGGGATTTACATTTGTACCAGTGAGGGCAAAGGGTGATGTAGACAAGTCACTACGTTATAATTATTAA
- a CDS encoding glycoside hydrolase family 2 TIM barrel-domain containing protein — MCTIVFFLLVIFASGLQAGESHFSTAGFYELAGSGREVYNMNVGWRFHKGSCPDAWQRDFDDSLWDIVSIPHGIELLPEEASGNINYQGEAWYRKTFSVPDNLKNKIVYLHFEGIMGKSRIWLNGKLLRKHYNGYLPAIVDVTEGLNFETTNTLAICADNSDDPSFLPGKPQQALDFTYFGGIYRDCFLIAHNQVHITDANYEDEIAGGGVFIHYPFVSEDKAEIGVKIHLHNESSGLFKGKLMLTLRDISGKEISRGVKNLSLRKDRANYYDVNLYVECPELWTPDSPILHQLEIKLVDGNGILIDGMLQKVGIRKIEYRGRDGLYLNNKPYRDKLIGVNRHQDFAIIGNALPNSLHWRDAKKLRDAGIRVVRCIHYPHDPAFLDACDEFGILTILAVAGWQFWNDEPVFSKRAYSDIRGLVRRDRNHPSTFMWEPVLNETHFPKEYAHNAKKTVDEEYPYEQALSACDPGSPGSDYFPVIYTHPTSVSGGKKSVYNAGTLKEEIMYFTREFGDNVDDWNSHNSNSRVHRSWGESPMLQQAVHYASPTYPYTCLETLYASQLAHVGGTLWHAFDHQRGYHPQPFYGGIMDAFRQPKMSYYMFMAQRPFGKSDKLPAESGPMVYVANEMTPFSPEDVTVYSNCEEVHLTVFENGKKYVYQRSTDKCKMPSPIITFKDAFHFMELKVLARSGKRKEAYILAEGLVNGKIVATNKKYPSWRPVSLRLRVDDDGLPLRADGSDVVTLIAEIVDEEGTVKRLNNTSVRFTVTGEATLLGDCDIACNPVPAHWGSAPVLIRATTNAGKINIRAEVLGEGVHAIAPCEFEYKSVKPVMRFIYNPVEIRSSAEKKVEIHGTDDLELNSMKEEILRLKRRISKYELREVELQQESFGEKK; from the coding sequence ATGTGTACTATTGTGTTTTTTTTATTGGTGATTTTCGCTTCAGGCTTGCAGGCTGGTGAATCGCATTTTTCTACGGCAGGTTTTTATGAGCTCGCCGGTAGTGGGCGTGAAGTATATAACATGAACGTAGGATGGAGATTTCATAAAGGAAGTTGTCCGGATGCATGGCAAAGAGATTTTGATGACTCTTTATGGGATATTGTGAGTATACCACATGGAATCGAACTACTTCCTGAAGAGGCAAGTGGTAATATTAATTATCAAGGAGAGGCATGGTATCGGAAAACCTTTTCTGTACCTGATAATCTAAAAAATAAGATAGTTTATCTGCACTTTGAAGGTATAATGGGTAAGTCACGGATCTGGCTTAACGGAAAGTTACTTAGAAAACATTATAATGGTTATTTGCCAGCCATCGTAGATGTAACGGAAGGATTGAATTTTGAGACGACTAATACATTGGCTATTTGTGCGGATAATAGTGATGATCCCTCATTTCTGCCTGGTAAACCCCAGCAAGCTTTGGACTTTACTTATTTTGGAGGAATTTATAGGGATTGTTTCTTGATAGCTCATAATCAAGTACATATTACGGATGCTAATTATGAAGATGAAATTGCAGGGGGCGGTGTTTTTATCCATTACCCTTTTGTTTCGGAAGATAAAGCTGAAATAGGTGTGAAAATTCATTTGCATAATGAGTCGTCAGGTTTGTTTAAAGGAAAACTTATGCTGACGTTGCGGGATATCTCAGGCAAAGAGATTAGCAGAGGAGTAAAAAATCTCTCGCTACGAAAGGACAGGGCAAATTATTATGATGTGAATCTGTATGTGGAGTGTCCGGAGCTTTGGACACCTGATTCTCCTATTTTGCATCAGTTAGAGATTAAATTGGTAGATGGGAATGGTATCCTCATTGATGGAATGTTACAGAAAGTAGGAATTCGTAAAATAGAATACAGAGGGAGAGATGGTCTGTACTTGAATAATAAACCTTATCGGGATAAGCTGATAGGAGTTAATCGTCATCAGGATTTTGCTATTATCGGTAACGCACTGCCCAATTCTTTACATTGGCGCGATGCGAAAAAACTGCGTGATGCAGGAATTCGTGTTGTGCGCTGTATTCATTACCCTCATGATCCTGCTTTTCTGGATGCCTGTGACGAATTCGGTATTTTAACGATATTGGCTGTTGCCGGATGGCAATTCTGGAATGATGAACCGGTTTTTTCAAAAAGAGCCTACTCTGATATTCGTGGTCTGGTTCGTCGTGATCGTAATCATCCTTCTACTTTTATGTGGGAACCGGTTTTGAATGAAACACATTTTCCTAAGGAATATGCTCATAATGCGAAGAAAACTGTCGATGAAGAATACCCGTATGAACAAGCTCTTTCTGCCTGTGATCCGGGATCACCGGGAAGTGATTATTTTCCTGTGATTTACACTCATCCTACATCTGTGTCCGGTGGCAAGAAATCGGTTTATAATGCCGGTACATTGAAAGAAGAAATCATGTACTTTACTCGGGAGTTCGGGGATAATGTAGATGATTGGAATTCCCATAATTCAAACAGTAGGGTACATCGTTCGTGGGGAGAAAGTCCTATGTTACAACAAGCTGTACACTATGCTTCTCCCACTTATCCTTATACGTGCCTGGAGACACTCTACGCTTCGCAACTTGCACATGTAGGTGGAACTTTGTGGCATGCCTTTGATCATCAACGCGGATATCACCCTCAACCGTTCTATGGTGGAATAATGGATGCTTTTCGCCAGCCCAAAATGTCTTATTATATGTTTATGGCACAGAGACCTTTTGGCAAATCGGACAAACTTCCGGCAGAGAGTGGGCCTATGGTCTATGTAGCGAATGAGATGACACCTTTCTCACCCGAAGACGTTACAGTTTATTCTAATTGTGAAGAAGTGCATTTGACTGTTTTTGAGAATGGTAAAAAATACGTTTACCAACGTTCTACCGATAAGTGCAAAATGCCTTCTCCTATTATTACTTTCAAAGATGCTTTTCATTTTATGGAATTGAAGGTTTTGGCCCGTTCCGGAAAACGAAAAGAAGCATATATATTGGCAGAAGGGCTGGTAAACGGTAAGATTGTGGCAACCAATAAAAAGTATCCTTCATGGCGGCCAGTGAGCCTGCGCCTTCGTGTAGATGATGACGGTTTGCCTTTGCGTGCTGATGGTTCAGATGTTGTTACGTTAATAGCGGAGATTGTAGATGAGGAAGGTACGGTAAAGAGACTGAATAATACTTCTGTACGTTTTACGGTTACGGGTGAGGCTACATTGTTGGGGGATTGCGATATTGCATGCAATCCTGTACCGGCCCATTGGGGAAGTGCCCCTGTCTTGATTCGTGCGACAACAAATGCAGGAAAGATAAATATCCGGGCAGAAGTATTGGGAGAAGGAGTACATGCTATTGCTCCTTGTGAGTTTGAATATAAGTCTGTGAAGCCTGTGATGCGCTTTATTTATAATCCGGTTGAGATTCGGAGCAGTGCCGAAAAAAAAGTTGAAATTCACGGGACAGACGATCTGGAACTTAATTCAATGAAAGAGGAAATTTTACGATTGAAAAGAAGGATTTCTAAATATGAATTGCGTGAAGTAGAATTACAACAGGAAAGTTTTGGAGAAAAAAAATAA
- a CDS encoding sulfatase family protein: protein MTCVFLPVTLFAQQIKKPNVIVIMADDIGYGDLSCYGEKAIHTPNVEKLANQGVRFIDAHSVAATSTPSRYSFLTGHYAWRRTDTGVAPGDAGMIIRPEQYTVADLFKGAGYVTGAVGKWHLGMGDKTGEQDWNELITPGLKDIGFDYSYIMAATGDRVPCVWVENGSVVDLDSEDPIYVSYKTPFHGEPLGKTHPELLTLMKPSPDHGHDQAIVNGISRIGYMKGGKKALWKDENINDSIVAHGLAFIERNKEHPFFLYFATNDVHVPRVPHPRFAGKSGMGARGDALIEFDWTVGQVMETLERLGLRENTLIVLTSDNGPVVDDGYQDQAVELLGKHRPWGAYRGGKYSSFEAGTRIPFIVSYPGKVKEGVSKALVSQVDFLASMSELLGVSLTCDQKKDSREQLSTWYGKDKKGRDYVVEQAGSLAVSDGEWKYISPSDKKAYEKLTNTELGNAPQDQLYFLKKDIGEKNNLAGRYPEKIKAFQRILELEKSK from the coding sequence ATGACTTGTGTCTTTTTACCTGTCACGTTATTTGCGCAACAAATAAAAAAGCCCAATGTCATTGTTATTATGGCTGATGATATCGGCTATGGTGATTTGAGTTGTTATGGTGAGAAAGCCATACATACGCCTAATGTGGAAAAGTTGGCTAATCAAGGTGTACGTTTTATTGATGCGCATTCTGTGGCTGCAACAAGTACTCCTTCACGTTATTCTTTTCTGACTGGGCATTACGCTTGGAGGCGGACGGATACCGGAGTGGCACCCGGAGATGCAGGAATGATTATCCGACCGGAACAATACACGGTGGCCGACCTGTTTAAAGGGGCGGGGTATGTTACCGGTGCTGTAGGTAAATGGCATTTAGGTATGGGGGATAAAACCGGTGAACAGGATTGGAATGAATTGATAACTCCCGGACTGAAAGATATTGGTTTTGATTATTCATATATTATGGCTGCTACGGGAGATCGGGTACCTTGTGTCTGGGTAGAAAATGGAAGTGTTGTGGATTTGGATTCGGAGGATCCGATTTATGTAAGTTACAAAACACCTTTTCATGGTGAACCATTAGGCAAGACTCACCCAGAACTGCTGACTTTGATGAAACCAAGTCCTGATCATGGGCACGATCAGGCTATTGTTAATGGAATTTCACGTATCGGCTATATGAAAGGAGGGAAGAAGGCTTTGTGGAAAGATGAAAATATAAATGATAGTATTGTTGCTCACGGATTAGCGTTTATAGAACGTAATAAGGAACATCCTTTCTTTTTATATTTTGCTACTAATGATGTGCATGTACCTCGTGTTCCGCATCCACGTTTTGCGGGTAAGAGTGGAATGGGGGCCCGGGGAGATGCACTTATAGAGTTTGACTGGACTGTCGGTCAGGTAATGGAAACCCTTGAACGGTTAGGATTGCGGGAGAATACATTAATTGTATTGACTAGCGATAACGGGCCTGTTGTTGATGATGGTTATCAGGATCAGGCAGTAGAATTGTTGGGTAAACACCGTCCTTGGGGAGCGTATCGAGGAGGTAAATATAGTAGTTTTGAAGCTGGAACACGCATACCATTTATTGTCAGTTATCCGGGTAAGGTAAAGGAAGGAGTTTCAAAAGCTTTAGTTTCACAAGTTGATTTCTTAGCAAGCATGTCTGAACTTTTAGGAGTATCTCTTACATGTGATCAGAAGAAAGATAGTCGGGAGCAATTATCCACATGGTATGGGAAAGATAAAAAAGGTCGTGATTATGTGGTAGAACAAGCTGGTAGCTTGGCCGTATCTGATGGTGAGTGGAAGTATATATCGCCAAGTGATAAAAAAGCCTATGAAAAACTCACAAATACGGAATTAGGTAATGCTCCGCAAGATCAACTGTACTTTTTGAAGAAGGATATCGGAGAAAAAAATAATTTAGCTGGTAGGTACCCGGAGAAGATAAAGGCTTTTCAGAGGATTTTAGAGTTGGAAAAGAGTAAGTAA
- a CDS encoding glycoside hydrolase family 88 protein: MKINKLWILCLLVFCSCGTKNEENIVSRGFERAEQQLSAQLKAIPEPTEYPRTIKDGKLKTTKKNDWTEGFYPGCLWYVYEHNRNENWKEAAIKWTEALEPLKKLTNHHDIGFLMYCSFGNAYRLTGNETYKDILVESARSLCTRFNQKTGCIESWNYRKAWNGIDEWFYPVIIDNMMNLELLYFATKVTGDSIYAKIANTHAETTARNQFRADYSNYHVVNYDEDTGKVLHKATCQGFSDNSAWARGQAWAIYGYTMAYRETKRKDFLDMAVHTADFWLNHSNLPEDGVPYWDFNAGQEGYVPDWNYDPQMFKEVPRDASAAAIAASAFLELADYAADGEKYGQAAEHILKSLSSPAYLAETGTNCNFILMHSVGSIPHGSEIDVPLIYADYYYLEALLRYNSKQKK, translated from the coding sequence ATGAAAATAAATAAACTTTGGATATTATGTTTGCTTGTTTTTTGCTCGTGTGGCACAAAGAATGAGGAAAATATTGTGTCTCGTGGCTTTGAACGAGCGGAACAGCAACTTTCCGCTCAATTGAAAGCGATACCGGAACCTACTGAGTATCCGCGTACCATAAAAGACGGGAAATTGAAAACTACGAAAAAGAATGATTGGACCGAAGGATTCTATCCGGGATGCCTGTGGTATGTATATGAACATAATCGTAATGAAAACTGGAAAGAGGCTGCAATAAAATGGACGGAAGCTCTCGAACCGTTGAAGAAGCTGACCAATCACCATGATATCGGTTTTCTGATGTACTGTAGTTTTGGTAATGCCTATCGTCTGACTGGCAATGAAACCTATAAAGATATTCTCGTAGAGTCTGCCCGTTCACTGTGTACTCGTTTTAACCAAAAAACGGGTTGTATAGAGTCGTGGAATTACCGGAAAGCGTGGAACGGAATAGATGAATGGTTCTATCCTGTAATCATTGATAATATGATGAATCTGGAACTTTTGTATTTTGCTACGAAAGTAACAGGAGATTCTATCTATGCAAAGATTGCTAATACACATGCTGAAACTACTGCGAGGAATCAGTTCCGTGCAGACTACAGTAATTATCACGTAGTGAATTATGATGAAGATACCGGAAAGGTGCTTCATAAAGCTACTTGTCAGGGTTTTTCGGATAACTCAGCCTGGGCGCGTGGACAAGCTTGGGCTATTTACGGCTATACGATGGCCTATCGTGAGACAAAGAGAAAGGATTTTCTGGATATGGCGGTACATACAGCCGACTTTTGGCTGAATCATTCTAATCTTCCGGAAGACGGGGTACCCTATTGGGATTTTAATGCCGGACAGGAAGGATATGTTCCTGATTGGAATTATGATCCGCAGATGTTTAAAGAAGTACCACGTGACGCTTCGGCAGCAGCGATAGCTGCTTCAGCTTTTTTAGAGTTGGCAGATTATGCGGCTGATGGGGAAAAGTATGGTCAGGCGGCTGAACATATATTGAAGAGTCTTTCTTCTCCGGCTTATCTGGCGGAAACGGGAACAAACTGTAATTTTATTCTGATGCATAGTGTAGGAAGTATACCTCATGGAAGTGAGATAGATGTTCCTTTAATATATGCAGATTATTATTATCTGGAAGCATTATTGAGATATAATAGTAAGCAAAAAAAGTAA
- a CDS encoding RagB/SusD family nutrient uptake outer membrane protein encodes MKSINKYIIIFLSLFLFAACDFMDCNESDYYSKEQIQGSYARVKQFVTNVYSYLPQDFCSIDGAMQDAATDDAVHVYRTSKVQRFVNGTWSANATIDDKFSNYYSGIHDANFYLENMVGLTFEDWKYGDEYEDWMKEYPNYEYEIRFLRAFFYFELVKRYRNIPLITKVVTKEEANNAEPVSADVVLDFIISECTEMAKLLPASYTNFGKEQETGRVTKGVALALKARATLYAASPLFNPDNDKSKWTTAAEAAYEIIGNQSALGYTLDKNFANLFGAQNNKSQEVIWARPNGENNGFEASNFPMGVTGGKTSTCPTDNLASAFEMNNGEPFDWNNEAMRENPYAQRDPRFYLTIVHNSMKWPADKEVEIWEGGSNGLPLTNATTTGYYLRKYVNSSVSFEAGAPTTKAHHNWILFRYAEVLLNYAEAMVNAYDDITFTNEKCGMSALQAVNLVRGRDGVKMPALSETLSPADFLKRLKNERRVELAFEGHRFWDLRRWKELDASKDIYGVKITKGEAGVDYARQLLDTRSVDDKLYFYPIANTELFKNDKLKQNPGWK; translated from the coding sequence ATGAAATCTATAAATAAATATATAATAATATTTCTGTCACTGTTTTTATTTGCTGCCTGCGATTTCATGGACTGCAATGAGTCGGATTATTATTCAAAAGAGCAAATTCAGGGAAGTTATGCACGTGTTAAGCAATTTGTAACGAATGTCTATAGTTATTTGCCTCAGGACTTCTGTAGTATTGACGGAGCGATGCAGGATGCGGCAACAGATGATGCCGTACATGTTTACCGAACATCAAAGGTACAGAGATTTGTAAATGGAACCTGGTCTGCTAATGCTACGATTGACGACAAATTTTCCAACTATTATTCAGGAATTCATGATGCTAATTTCTATTTGGAAAATATGGTGGGACTAACTTTTGAAGACTGGAAGTATGGAGACGAATATGAAGACTGGATGAAGGAATATCCGAATTATGAATATGAAATTCGTTTCTTGCGTGCATTCTTCTATTTTGAGTTGGTGAAACGTTATAGGAACATCCCGTTAATAACAAAAGTTGTTACTAAAGAAGAGGCGAATAATGCAGAACCTGTATCAGCCGATGTAGTTTTGGATTTCATAATTTCCGAATGTACGGAAATGGCCAAACTGCTTCCGGCGAGTTATACGAACTTCGGAAAAGAACAGGAGACAGGACGTGTGACAAAGGGAGTTGCCTTGGCGTTGAAAGCTCGTGCCACATTATATGCTGCAAGTCCTTTGTTCAATCCGGATAACGATAAGAGTAAATGGACTACCGCTGCAGAAGCCGCTTATGAAATTATAGGTAATCAGTCTGCTTTGGGATATACTTTGGATAAGAATTTTGCAAATCTGTTCGGAGCGCAGAATAATAAAAGTCAAGAGGTCATTTGGGCCCGTCCTAACGGAGAAAATAATGGTTTCGAAGCTTCTAATTTCCCTATGGGAGTGACAGGCGGAAAGACATCTACTTGTCCGACAGACAATCTGGCAAGCGCGTTTGAAATGAATAACGGTGAACCTTTTGACTGGAATAATGAAGCTATGCGTGAGAATCCTTATGCTCAGAGAGATCCTCGCTTTTATCTGACTATTGTACATAATAGTATGAAGTGGCCTGCGGATAAAGAAGTGGAAATATGGGAAGGAGGAAGCAATGGATTACCATTGACTAATGCTACGACAACAGGGTATTACTTGCGTAAATATGTTAATAGCAGTGTAAGCTTCGAAGCGGGTGCACCCACTACAAAGGCTCATCACAACTGGATATTGTTCAGATATGCGGAAGTCTTGTTGAACTATGCAGAGGCTATGGTCAATGCCTATGATGACATTACATTTACGAATGAAAAATGTGGTATGTCTGCATTGCAGGCTGTAAATCTAGTGCGTGGCAGAGATGGAGTAAAGATGCCTGCATTGTCTGAAACTTTATCGCCGGCAGATTTTCTGAAACGTCTGAAGAATGAACGTAGAGTTGAACTTGCCTTTGAAGGACATCGCTTTTGGGATCTCCGTCGCTGGAAAGAACTGGATGCCTCAAAAGATATTTATGGAGTGAAGATAACCAAGGGAGAAGCAGGTGTAGATTATGCAAGACAATTGTTGGATACACGTTCGGTTGATGATAAGTTATACTTCTATCCGATTGCTAATACGGAACTTTTCAAGAATGACAAATTGAAGCAGAATCCGGGCTGGAAATAG